In Stieleria varia, one genomic interval encodes:
- a CDS encoding AAA family ATPase, protein MTIRFQSQRVQTCQAAPQQAATLEGKTYVYHHPDIALAINIALITGRPLLIEGPSGCGKSSLAVNVALSLGRRFYQHVVTNRSEAQELLWTTDNIRRLNDAQANQLLPLPAYIEPGALWWAMDPDSASQRGSTEPLDERWLPIDPDVFATAEHTSNGTASGAVVLIDEIDKADPDMPNGLLVPLGSLRFTVTPTMSLVAATEPPLVMITTNNERELPPAFLRRCVRLELPPPTTDTLIEIAQAVDPNAGYDTAFLRKIADAVQRIHQSGDRSTPCSTAEYLDTVRACHELNLTADSADFERLTRIVLQTSPRDRDESNWS, encoded by the coding sequence GTGACGATTCGTTTTCAATCCCAACGCGTTCAGACTTGCCAAGCCGCTCCGCAACAGGCAGCGACCTTGGAGGGCAAGACGTATGTGTATCACCATCCCGACATCGCGTTGGCCATCAACATCGCGTTGATCACGGGACGACCGTTGTTGATCGAGGGGCCATCCGGATGCGGTAAGTCGAGCTTGGCCGTGAACGTCGCCTTGTCATTGGGGCGACGTTTCTATCAGCACGTGGTGACCAATCGGTCCGAAGCTCAAGAGTTGCTGTGGACCACCGACAACATTCGCCGGTTGAACGATGCTCAAGCCAACCAGTTGCTGCCGTTGCCCGCCTACATCGAGCCGGGAGCACTTTGGTGGGCGATGGATCCCGACAGTGCGTCTCAACGCGGTTCGACCGAGCCTCTGGATGAACGATGGTTGCCCATTGATCCCGATGTCTTCGCAACCGCTGAGCATACCAGCAACGGCACCGCGTCGGGCGCGGTGGTGTTGATCGACGAGATCGATAAGGCCGACCCCGATATGCCCAACGGCTTGCTCGTACCGCTCGGCTCGTTGCGATTCACGGTGACACCCACGATGTCCTTGGTTGCCGCGACCGAGCCACCGTTGGTGATGATCACGACCAACAATGAACGTGAGCTGCCGCCCGCCTTTCTGCGTCGATGCGTCCGCTTGGAATTGCCGCCACCGACGACCGACACGCTGATCGAGATCGCTCAGGCGGTTGACCCGAATGCCGGCTATGACACGGCTTTTTTGAGAAAGATTGCCGATGCGGTGCAACGCATCCATCAATCGGGCGATCGTTCGACACCATGCAGCACCGCGGAATACTTGGACACCGTGCGAGCCTGTCACGAGTTGAACTTGACGGCGGATTCTGCGGATTTTGAACGACTAACACGTATCGTGTTGCAAACCTCCCCACGCGATCGGGACGAATCGAACTGGTCATGA
- a CDS encoding diguanylate cyclase, producing MYLQSVRLAIALVCVGASLILGAHWFGLIPDSTKANAKHRRQLSETIAMNAAAHVRKRQFVDLQTTVQTLVDRNPDLLSVGIRNTAGVLQVDSGHHAEIWEQQAAGKSGVDAIQVPITLRRAAWGNVELCFHAPETTVAGALAEHPLVRLLVFFCGVGVVAYTVFVGKVLRVFSNTQVVPERVRQALDTLAEGLLVLDEKARIILANDAFARTVDVATEYLTEMSADALPWQSADDESCQPVASEQLPWNLAIADSTIQTERMLWLQMDDGSRRIFSVNAAPLGGNGARRGALATFRDVTHIEEHRAELERMLMLLRSSRDEIEEKNRELEILATQDALTGCLNRRAFFERFGKRWTESKASGQPLSCIMIDNDHFKRVNDSYGHATGDEVLRQVSKVLKQRHGVNGIVCRYGGEEFCVLLPNMTFEQAIEQAEVTRQAISEIRLADPADLRLTASIGVSETRFDAEDPQELINQADVCLYAAKRAGRNCVVPFSPKLAEIEGDLSQHADRKGVEIPYQAVAALVATLSYRDAKTAEHSRRVADLCTRVASGFMDTYDLHLVEIAALLHDIGKVGVPDHILLKPGPLTKSEWEIMSRHDRIGVEIVESAFESPELTRIIETHHAFYGGGGREKHLPIGKDIPLAARLLTICDSYDAIVSDRVYRKGRSHEEAIAELRRCAPSQFDPDLVERFAAAISCNPNVEINASKNEAAIQIGYQVERLATAVDDQDAEGMKSLAARLGMYARSYNINAIAMAAQRIEIHACQEEIRWIELLKDTNQLLDICRATQTDLLRRSLDHSVDATR from the coding sequence GTGTACCTCCAATCAGTTCGGCTAGCGATCGCACTGGTGTGCGTCGGCGCGAGCTTGATTCTGGGCGCCCATTGGTTCGGACTGATTCCGGACTCGACCAAAGCCAACGCAAAGCATCGTCGCCAGTTGAGCGAGACGATCGCGATGAACGCGGCAGCTCATGTTCGCAAACGTCAGTTCGTGGATTTGCAGACCACGGTCCAAACTCTCGTCGATCGAAATCCCGACCTGTTGTCTGTCGGAATTCGAAACACCGCCGGCGTCTTGCAAGTCGACTCGGGACACCATGCAGAAATCTGGGAGCAACAAGCAGCAGGCAAGAGTGGCGTGGATGCGATCCAGGTCCCCATCACGCTGCGACGTGCCGCTTGGGGCAATGTTGAACTTTGTTTCCACGCCCCTGAGACGACCGTCGCCGGTGCACTGGCGGAGCATCCGCTCGTACGTTTACTGGTCTTCTTTTGCGGCGTCGGCGTCGTGGCCTACACGGTGTTTGTCGGCAAAGTGCTACGGGTGTTCAGCAACACCCAAGTCGTCCCCGAGCGAGTTCGGCAGGCATTGGACACCTTGGCCGAAGGACTGCTGGTGCTGGATGAAAAGGCTCGCATCATCCTCGCCAACGATGCCTTTGCGCGAACGGTCGATGTCGCTACGGAATACCTGACCGAAATGTCCGCCGACGCGTTACCGTGGCAATCCGCAGACGACGAGTCCTGTCAGCCAGTCGCAAGTGAACAACTGCCCTGGAATCTCGCGATCGCCGACTCGACGATACAAACCGAGCGAATGCTGTGGCTGCAAATGGACGACGGATCACGCAGAATCTTTTCGGTCAACGCAGCCCCGCTGGGCGGCAACGGCGCGCGACGCGGCGCATTGGCGACTTTTCGGGATGTCACCCATATCGAAGAACATCGCGCCGAGTTGGAGCGAATGCTGATGCTGTTGCGTAGCAGTCGCGATGAAATCGAAGAAAAGAATCGTGAACTGGAGATCTTGGCCACTCAAGATGCCTTGACCGGCTGCCTGAATCGTCGCGCGTTCTTTGAGCGTTTCGGAAAACGTTGGACGGAATCCAAAGCATCGGGACAGCCGCTCTCGTGCATCATGATCGACAACGACCATTTCAAACGCGTCAACGATTCCTACGGCCACGCGACAGGCGACGAAGTCTTGAGACAAGTGTCCAAGGTGCTGAAGCAACGCCACGGCGTCAACGGGATCGTCTGCCGATACGGTGGCGAAGAATTCTGTGTGCTGTTGCCCAACATGACCTTTGAACAAGCCATCGAGCAAGCCGAAGTGACAAGGCAAGCGATCAGCGAAATCAGACTCGCCGACCCTGCGGACCTTCGTTTGACCGCCAGCATCGGCGTTTCCGAAACCCGCTTCGACGCCGAGGACCCGCAAGAACTGATCAACCAAGCCGACGTCTGCCTGTACGCCGCGAAACGAGCGGGTCGAAATTGCGTCGTGCCGTTTTCGCCGAAACTCGCGGAGATCGAAGGCGACTTGTCGCAGCATGCTGATCGCAAGGGTGTTGAAATTCCCTACCAAGCAGTCGCGGCTCTGGTCGCAACACTTTCCTATCGGGACGCAAAGACCGCCGAGCACAGTCGTCGTGTCGCCGATCTGTGTACACGCGTGGCCAGCGGTTTCATGGACACCTATGATTTGCACTTGGTCGAGATCGCGGCGTTGCTGCACGACATCGGCAAAGTCGGTGTGCCGGATCACATCTTGCTCAAACCCGGTCCGTTGACCAAGTCAGAATGGGAGATCATGTCCCGACATGATCGCATCGGTGTGGAGATCGTCGAGAGCGCTTTCGAGTCACCCGAGTTGACTCGCATCATCGAAACCCATCATGCGTTTTACGGCGGTGGCGGTCGCGAAAAACATCTGCCCATCGGCAAAGACATCCCGTTGGCCGCCCGGCTGTTGACCATCTGTGACAGCTACGACGCGATCGTCTCCGATCGTGTTTATCGTAAAGGACGCTCGCACGAGGAAGCGATCGCGGAACTGAGACGCTGTGCACCCTCACAGTTCGATCCCGACCTGGTGGAAAGATTCGCCGCCGCGATCTCCTGCAACCCGAACGTCGAGATCAATGCATCGAAAAACGAAGCGGCGATTCAGATCGGCTATCAAGTCGAGCGATTGGCAACCGCGGTCGACGATCAAGACGCCGAGGGGATGAAATCTCTCGCCGCCCGACTGGGCATGTATGCTCGCAGTTACAACATCAATGCCATCGCGATGGCCGCCCAGCGAATCGAAATCCACGCGTGCCAAGAGGAAATCCGATGGATTGAGTTGCTCAAGGACACCAACCAGTTGCTCGATATCTGCCGAGCCACCCAAACCGATCTCCTCCGCCGCTCCCTCGATCACTCGGTCGATGCCACCCGCTGA
- a CDS encoding DegT/DnrJ/EryC1/StrS family aminotransferase, protein MWARKRIDIGWTDLWFGFRKTYCKVDRTIAAQDAESAFTPRDRSLACLSVRSGFDLLLTGLRMPAGSEVLVSAVTILDMVRIIESHDLIAVPIDIDPSTMQLDLGTLQNAIKPQTRAILVAHLFGAILDLSEICSIAQRNDLLLIEDCAQCFDGNRYTGHPGSDVVMFSFGPIKTSTALAGALLVVRDQTLLKRMKSTHQTWPIQPQAEFRVRVRTYSLLKLASGRRTFAILVWILRWLGKNRDETLNGAVRNFPADQFFTRRRRQPCNALLQLMKHRIDRFDASRQDRRSRLGRMLADGIGLSDRDDNMRVPSAATQYHTWWVFPLCCDERHQLIEQLRYSGFDATAVSQMQAVPSIVGNLADSPVTAQRLVDSMCFLPLYPEMSEQAISQMIKIVDQHAKTRNQPFQADSPLE, encoded by the coding sequence ATGTGGGCGCGAAAAAGAATTGACATCGGCTGGACTGACCTTTGGTTCGGCTTTCGCAAGACGTATTGCAAAGTCGATCGAACAATTGCAGCTCAAGATGCCGAATCTGCATTCACACCGCGGGACCGTTCGCTGGCATGCTTGTCGGTGCGCAGCGGCTTTGATCTGCTGTTGACCGGGTTGCGAATGCCGGCGGGTAGCGAAGTCCTGGTCTCTGCGGTCACCATTTTGGACATGGTCCGCATCATCGAATCTCATGACTTGATTGCCGTTCCGATCGATATCGATCCGTCCACCATGCAGCTGGATCTCGGGACGTTACAGAACGCGATCAAGCCCCAGACACGAGCGATTCTGGTTGCGCATTTGTTTGGAGCGATCCTGGATCTTAGCGAGATCTGTTCCATTGCGCAGCGAAATGACCTTCTGCTCATTGAAGACTGTGCGCAGTGCTTTGACGGAAATCGCTACACTGGCCATCCCGGCTCTGATGTCGTCATGTTCAGCTTTGGTCCGATCAAGACGTCAACGGCGTTGGCCGGCGCGCTCTTGGTGGTCCGTGATCAGACACTACTCAAGCGAATGAAATCGACACACCAAACTTGGCCGATTCAACCGCAAGCCGAGTTTCGCGTTCGAGTACGGACCTACAGCCTGCTGAAGCTTGCGTCGGGCAGACGGACCTTTGCGATTCTGGTATGGATCTTACGATGGCTTGGCAAGAACCGTGACGAGACCCTCAACGGTGCGGTGCGAAACTTCCCCGCCGATCAATTCTTCACCAGACGACGGCGTCAGCCCTGTAACGCGTTGTTACAATTGATGAAGCATCGTATTGATCGGTTCGACGCGTCACGTCAAGACCGCCGGTCACGCCTGGGGCGGATGCTTGCCGACGGCATAGGCCTGTCGGATCGGGATGACAACATGAGGGTCCCGAGTGCGGCGACGCAATATCACACGTGGTGGGTTTTTCCGCTTTGTTGCGATGAACGACACCAGCTCATAGAGCAACTTCGCTATTCAGGGTTCGATGCCACCGCGGTGAGTCAAATGCAAGCAGTTCCTTCTATTGTGGGCAACCTTGCTGACTCTCCTGTAACGGCTCAACGCCTGGTCGACTCGATGTGTTTCCTGCCGCTGTATCCCGAAATGTCAGAACAGGCGATCTCGCAGATGATCAAAATCGTCGATCAGCACGCCAAGACGCGTAACCAGCCATTCCAGGCTGACAGTCCGTTGGAGTAG
- the tssC gene encoding type VI secretion system contractile sheath large subunit: MMDAIRVADLLRAWNTISHDEAVDDEGMHQRVAKLLGFQLRIPVKQSQDRDRSKPESQPEKKPSQPTSQPRRCVEHELSDAYLNLIESAPTPQLPQWYQDAPVMPVSDTQGIESRGDVTPLIPDHWLRSLLRDLLARDFLSNEVDVERIVARLATAEPLGVRLLRSAKSLRGGVQVIVDSAQSMHPYADDQWSVVAGLQRIVPGNSLEIVYTDLETHRVYDPVIDDERFYQTPPGGWTILLLTNFGIGPGEGASGSRRASRWMRFCQSLSEAHYRVVAITPLELSSGDRQLQVAKTTSWFSSASSASRRSLVDRSTVHDESQARNASGRILRSLGRLPTDVAELAVVLSLTHRIPRSLLRRARMRLCPTLSPAVEAELWFSGLVQSRSSDSIILHPDCVAELQRRLIASGRLDEVWRFLQSSHAERPTLAGLHERLSYLALKRTDDARDDFDAAIASVLKTVLEERRQGIAQWAISSLPRIPADWNPGRMNLLQEVSQQCIARSASDSDTRSDWGSSQTPLPSESILSSEHQMLLSKETTMVELGIRVAGDSLRLSEPPEPGDEVLHIPDSSHRTLWFDGDAIEWPAGDPPRDFSLQSAPNVIQITDESGNQYVLRRDLKRKFSSERLLQLGHGHLVRGDRVVGPALAIGNSRVLTTQRIVREAFEGEGFDSVQWVGQDGSMDVKPESSDRRGRRQSGDDELAVLVGTFESSNRRSDSAELPPESFGPWNALNTQSVEESDLAFALSVDVNQELAVTRFRLKSIGNNRFELQPTTYLRHIDVQQWSGALIVREKGYQKLGVALATSAGLVLQTPDQSVLQNERAAETSKLKRVRKPRVHITYDVEAADAVEKKELPYVLGVISDLCGDSTSMSLKNAEWLTVESGGLASLFESLKPSIDASHVVWEAFQKIDDPFLWLDYLSFETRGLVHATLKFRSMEDFEPSQVATQIPLLQSVLERRQLTREICDWCVQHESECQFAAQFLKDKELLHLLNDIFLKVRSGTITWNNQSDLLKADRYQFLDLNGIEKLVHSLRDGNDDEHLMDWFRTLLDLFRNRVLEEEQSVTTALAERIRDMDRVISDIVRAVMHCDAFRNLESRWRSVHYLANQLATHEDPWIVGARSNHHVELKVLPVPLSAVGKDFDSTVSVDEIDLFRLVDNRSVGHTRVPFGALVVDEPINIQPRDLEILRGLAFIGSALHCPVLCTPAASFFGLPRFEDLPDTNRLDTLMMKGAQHIAWNQLRNQEDSRFLAMCLPGILGRAPHTIETDEIADEFRFQEWTSDPKSRKSIWITGQYALAGRMIESMRETGLPNRIVGVENGGRVSAPAMFGEPFQDHSFVQASIHDRLERELAELGFCSLVHFKNTDYAVFLSAHSVHRPKHFSDQEATLDAEVAAQLPVVLFVSRFMCYLRSISGEMIGRFLSAEELEQYLNRWIVQYVTPDLDASPEIRAQYPLVEASVQVNERRGHPGVYDMDVDIKPWMPFSRRLPRIKLQTRLDTPRA; encoded by the coding sequence ATGATGGATGCGATCCGAGTCGCCGACCTGCTGCGTGCCTGGAACACGATTTCGCATGACGAAGCCGTGGACGATGAAGGCATGCATCAACGAGTGGCAAAACTACTCGGGTTTCAGTTGCGAATTCCGGTCAAGCAGTCGCAGGATCGAGATCGATCAAAACCAGAATCACAACCAGAGAAAAAGCCGAGCCAGCCAACCAGTCAGCCGCGGCGTTGTGTCGAACACGAATTGTCCGACGCTTATTTGAATCTCATCGAGTCTGCGCCAACACCACAGTTGCCGCAGTGGTACCAGGACGCGCCGGTGATGCCTGTTTCGGACACTCAGGGCATCGAGTCGAGAGGCGACGTGACTCCGTTGATTCCCGACCATTGGCTGCGAAGTCTGTTGAGGGATCTCTTGGCGAGGGATTTCCTGAGCAACGAGGTGGACGTGGAGCGGATCGTTGCGAGACTCGCGACAGCCGAACCTTTGGGGGTTCGCTTGCTACGATCCGCCAAGTCGCTTCGCGGCGGAGTTCAGGTCATTGTGGACTCGGCCCAGTCGATGCATCCCTACGCAGATGATCAATGGTCGGTTGTGGCTGGCTTGCAAAGAATTGTTCCTGGCAACAGTCTTGAAATCGTCTACACGGACTTGGAAACGCACCGCGTCTATGATCCGGTCATCGATGATGAGCGTTTCTATCAGACGCCGCCCGGCGGCTGGACGATTTTGTTGTTGACCAATTTCGGCATCGGTCCCGGCGAAGGTGCATCGGGGAGCCGTCGTGCATCAAGGTGGATGCGTTTTTGCCAATCGCTCAGCGAGGCACACTATCGAGTCGTTGCGATCACACCCCTGGAGCTGTCTTCAGGTGATCGTCAGCTCCAGGTTGCAAAGACGACGAGTTGGTTTTCCTCCGCATCGTCGGCCTCCCGTCGCAGTCTTGTCGACCGCTCCACCGTGCACGACGAGTCGCAAGCGAGAAACGCATCGGGACGAATCCTTCGATCACTGGGGCGACTGCCGACCGATGTCGCGGAGCTTGCCGTGGTGCTGTCGCTGACCCATCGGATTCCGCGTTCTTTGTTGAGACGAGCACGCATGCGGCTTTGCCCGACGCTGAGCCCAGCGGTCGAAGCCGAGTTGTGGTTCAGCGGTTTGGTCCAATCACGCTCGAGCGATTCGATCATCTTGCATCCTGACTGCGTGGCAGAGTTGCAGCGGCGATTGATTGCCAGCGGGCGTCTGGATGAGGTCTGGCGTTTCCTGCAATCCAGCCACGCAGAACGCCCGACGCTTGCCGGGCTACACGAGCGGCTTTCGTATCTGGCGTTGAAGCGGACCGACGATGCCCGGGACGATTTTGACGCTGCGATCGCGTCCGTGTTGAAAACGGTGTTGGAGGAAAGGCGGCAGGGGATCGCTCAGTGGGCCATTTCCTCGTTGCCTCGGATTCCGGCGGACTGGAATCCGGGACGCATGAACCTGCTGCAGGAAGTCTCACAGCAGTGTATTGCTCGATCCGCTTCGGACTCTGACACTCGGTCTGATTGGGGATCTTCCCAAACGCCGCTGCCATCGGAGTCAATCCTATCCAGTGAACACCAGATGTTGCTGTCCAAGGAGACAACCATGGTGGAACTGGGCATCCGCGTCGCTGGTGATTCGTTGCGGCTGAGCGAGCCTCCGGAGCCGGGGGATGAAGTGCTGCACATTCCCGACTCGTCGCATCGGACGCTTTGGTTCGATGGCGATGCGATTGAGTGGCCGGCCGGAGATCCTCCCAGGGATTTCTCGCTTCAGTCGGCTCCCAATGTGATTCAGATCACGGACGAATCGGGCAATCAATACGTATTGCGGCGAGATCTGAAACGCAAGTTTTCCAGCGAAAGACTGCTGCAGCTCGGCCATGGGCATCTCGTTCGTGGTGATCGAGTGGTCGGTCCCGCACTCGCCATCGGCAACTCGCGTGTGTTGACGACGCAACGGATTGTTCGTGAAGCGTTTGAGGGAGAAGGTTTCGATTCGGTTCAGTGGGTCGGACAAGATGGATCGATGGATGTCAAACCCGAGTCGAGTGATCGTCGGGGCAGGCGTCAGAGTGGCGACGACGAGCTGGCGGTCCTTGTTGGGACGTTTGAATCGTCGAATCGGCGAAGCGATTCAGCAGAGCTGCCGCCGGAGTCGTTTGGTCCGTGGAACGCGTTGAACACACAGAGCGTAGAAGAATCCGATTTGGCATTTGCGTTGTCGGTCGATGTGAATCAGGAGTTGGCGGTCACGCGATTTCGTCTGAAGTCAATCGGCAACAATCGGTTCGAGTTGCAGCCGACGACGTACTTGCGGCACATCGATGTACAGCAGTGGTCGGGAGCGTTGATTGTCCGCGAAAAGGGCTATCAAAAACTCGGCGTGGCGCTGGCGACATCGGCTGGACTGGTGTTGCAAACACCGGATCAAAGTGTGCTGCAGAACGAGCGAGCGGCTGAGACATCCAAACTCAAACGTGTGAGAAAACCCCGGGTACACATTACGTACGATGTCGAGGCGGCGGATGCCGTAGAGAAGAAAGAGTTGCCTTACGTTCTCGGTGTGATATCGGATCTGTGTGGTGATTCGACATCGATGAGCTTGAAAAATGCAGAGTGGTTAACGGTTGAGTCAGGCGGGTTGGCTTCTCTTTTTGAATCGCTGAAGCCATCAATCGATGCAAGTCATGTGGTTTGGGAGGCATTTCAGAAAATCGATGATCCATTTCTGTGGCTCGACTACCTGAGTTTCGAAACTCGTGGATTAGTTCACGCAACGCTGAAGTTTCGATCCATGGAGGACTTTGAGCCGTCGCAGGTCGCGACCCAGATTCCGCTATTGCAATCGGTCTTGGAACGCAGACAACTCACAAGAGAGATTTGCGATTGGTGTGTTCAACACGAGTCAGAATGCCAGTTTGCTGCGCAGTTTCTAAAAGACAAAGAGCTACTGCACCTTTTGAATGACATTTTCCTGAAGGTTCGTAGCGGCACGATCACATGGAACAATCAGTCGGACCTACTGAAAGCTGATCGCTACCAGTTCCTGGATCTGAATGGTATAGAAAAACTCGTACATTCTTTGCGAGACGGCAACGATGACGAGCACCTGATGGATTGGTTCCGAACGCTGCTGGATCTGTTCAGAAACCGAGTCCTTGAGGAGGAGCAGTCGGTCACTACGGCGTTAGCAGAACGAATCCGCGATATGGATCGCGTGATCAGCGATATCGTTCGAGCGGTCATGCATTGCGATGCGTTTCGGAACCTGGAATCTCGCTGGCGGAGCGTGCATTACTTGGCAAACCAATTGGCCACGCACGAAGATCCTTGGATCGTTGGTGCAAGATCCAACCACCATGTTGAATTGAAAGTGCTTCCTGTTCCGTTGTCTGCTGTAGGCAAAGATTTTGACTCAACGGTTTCGGTGGATGAAATCGATCTGTTTCGGTTGGTTGACAATCGCTCAGTCGGTCACACAAGGGTTCCTTTCGGCGCCCTGGTAGTGGACGAACCCATAAACATTCAGCCAAGAGATTTGGAAATCCTGAGGGGGCTTGCTTTTATTGGCAGTGCTCTTCATTGCCCGGTGCTTTGCACTCCGGCAGCGTCGTTCTTCGGACTTCCTCGTTTCGAAGACCTGCCAGATACCAACCGACTCGATACTTTGATGATGAAAGGGGCTCAACACATAGCGTGGAATCAATTGAGAAATCAGGAGGATTCAAGATTCTTGGCAATGTGCTTGCCTGGGATTCTTGGTCGAGCACCCCACACGATCGAGACAGATGAGATCGCGGATGAGTTTAGGTTTCAAGAATGGACTTCCGATCCCAAGTCAAGAAAATCGATATGGATCACTGGCCAGTACGCTCTTGCAGGCCGCATGATTGAGTCGATGCGGGAGACAGGACTGCCCAATCGGATCGTAGGGGTCGAAAACGGAGGTCGTGTCAGTGCGCCTGCCATGTTTGGCGAACCGTTTCAAGATCATTCTTTTGTGCAAGCAAGCATTCACGATCGGCTAGAACGTGAACTTGCAGAACTCGGCTTCTGTTCGTTGGTTCATTTCAAGAACACAGATTACGCCGTCTTCCTGAGTGCCCATTCGGTACATCGCCCCAAACACTTCAGTGACCAGGAGGCGACGCTTGATGCCGAGGTTGCTGCTCAGTTGCCGGTCGTCTTGTTCGTGTCTCGCTTCATGTGCTACTTGCGTTCGATCTCCGGCGAGATGATCGGCCGATTCCTGTCAGCTGAGGAACTGGAACAGTATCTGAATCGTTGGATTGTGCAGTATGTGACTCCGGATTTGGATGCCAGTCCAGAAATTCGGGCTCAGTATCCATTGGTAGAAGCAAGCGTCCAAGTGAATGAGCGGCGAGGGCATCCAGGCGTCTATGACATGGATGTCGATATCAAGCCATGGATGCCGTTTTCTCGACGTTTACCCAGGATCAAGCTGCAAACACGCTTGGACACCCCGCGTGCGTGA
- a CDS encoding toll/interleukin-1 receptor domain-containing protein — MKPKIFISHSAKSTDVQGFLSAIHQELLGAEFDVRLDIDGLDLGDGWRHKLFQWMDEVHGAVLLLSHSALESKFVPIELSILSFRHLREQNFPLLPVLVGNVQPEELDQGTIGDLRLREIQCLVATDPQETARQLVAHLQRQCNRVGRLRTPMEVLEDDVVKLLSRAGFERLEIEEAAWQICDQGWTASSSEQQIFRSFARELFRMDYEQACDALLALGKGTTAHDAKRCLLEILDLITPFWVLESAASKLAQLAMGQYSERTFTLCCAEPWTAHSYVSRSSMKPLGAGWHVCELMPPESEDPLEWIMNQLAASLTPAAGPARQTQTRDVKRRLERKDSRREPVFLLFPPNWVLSPNLLRRLQEELPTLTILVTGPERQLEILHPLAHQLDFPGEDRELAACDAYDDTKDDLARVLV; from the coding sequence ATGAAACCCAAGATTTTCATCAGCCATTCCGCCAAGTCCACGGATGTTCAGGGGTTCCTGAGTGCGATCCACCAGGAGTTGCTCGGAGCTGAGTTTGATGTGCGGCTGGACATCGACGGGTTGGACTTGGGAGACGGATGGCGACACAAGCTGTTTCAGTGGATGGATGAAGTCCACGGTGCGGTGCTGCTGTTGAGCCATTCGGCGTTGGAATCCAAATTCGTTCCGATCGAGTTGAGCATCCTCTCGTTTCGTCATCTGCGAGAACAGAACTTTCCGTTGTTGCCGGTTCTGGTCGGGAATGTGCAACCGGAGGAGCTCGACCAAGGGACGATCGGCGATCTACGTCTTCGCGAGATTCAATGCCTCGTCGCGACGGACCCTCAGGAGACCGCGCGTCAGTTGGTCGCCCATCTGCAACGTCAGTGCAATCGTGTGGGGCGTCTGCGAACGCCGATGGAAGTGTTGGAAGACGACGTGGTGAAGCTACTCAGTCGGGCCGGGTTTGAGCGTTTGGAGATCGAAGAGGCGGCTTGGCAGATCTGCGATCAAGGTTGGACCGCGTCGTCGTCCGAGCAACAGATCTTTCGTTCGTTCGCTCGTGAATTGTTTCGCATGGATTATGAACAGGCATGTGACGCGTTGCTGGCATTGGGCAAAGGCACGACCGCACACGATGCGAAACGTTGCTTGTTGGAAATTTTGGACTTGATCACACCGTTCTGGGTCTTGGAATCTGCCGCGTCCAAATTGGCTCAGTTGGCGATGGGGCAGTACAGTGAGCGTACCTTTACGCTGTGTTGTGCGGAACCTTGGACCGCTCATTCCTATGTTTCTCGATCCAGCATGAAACCCCTTGGAGCGGGATGGCATGTCTGTGAGCTGATGCCGCCAGAGTCGGAGGATCCGTTGGAGTGGATCATGAATCAATTGGCCGCTTCCCTGACTCCAGCGGCTGGACCGGCGCGGCAAACGCAGACCCGGGATGTCAAACGACGGCTGGAACGCAAGGACTCGCGTCGAGAGCCTGTCTTTCTCTTGTTTCCGCCCAACTGGGTTCTCAGTCCGAACTTATTGCGCAGGCTCCAGGAGGAATTGCCCACGCTGACGATTCTGGTCACGGGCCCCGAACGGCAACTAGAAATTCTGCATCCCTTGGCTCATCAACTCGATTTCCCCGGTGAGGATCGCGAGCTGGCAGCATGCGATGCCTACGACGACACAAAAGATGATCTGGCTCGGGTTCTCGTTTGA